One window from the genome of Aerosakkonema funiforme FACHB-1375 encodes:
- the trmB gene encoding tRNA (guanosine(46)-N7)-methyltransferase TrmB has protein sequence MAAVRVRQHVNPLSSKYQTPTPPPDWTKIYADMTLPLHLDIGCARGRFVLSMAQLQPDWNYLGLEIRDPLVEEANRLRDELGLRNIHYLFCNVNKSLRPLLSSLPSGMLQRVTIQFPDPWFKKRHQKRRMVQADTVADLADYLAPGGSVFIQSDVEEVAIEMCDRFHSHPAFQRTSSQWLPTNPLPVSTERERATQAKGEPVYRALFERV, from the coding sequence TTGGCAGCGGTTCGAGTTCGCCAGCACGTCAATCCCCTCAGCAGTAAGTATCAGACACCGACTCCTCCCCCCGATTGGACGAAGATTTATGCCGATATGACCCTGCCGTTGCATTTGGATATTGGCTGCGCTAGGGGACGGTTTGTTTTAAGCATGGCACAGTTGCAGCCGGATTGGAATTATTTGGGGTTGGAAATTCGAGACCCTTTGGTGGAGGAAGCAAATAGACTGCGAGACGAACTGGGTTTGCGGAATATACACTACTTGTTTTGCAATGTCAATAAGTCGCTGCGTCCGTTGTTAAGTTCTTTACCATCGGGAATGTTGCAGCGAGTGACGATTCAATTTCCCGATCCCTGGTTTAAAAAGCGACACCAGAAGCGGCGCATGGTGCAAGCGGATACGGTGGCGGATTTGGCAGATTATCTCGCGCCTGGGGGATCGGTATTTATTCAATCTGATGTGGAGGAAGTGGCGATCGAAATGTGCGATCGCTTCCATTCTCACCCAGCTTTCCAAAGAACTTCCTCCCAATGGCTTCCCACCAATCCGCTTCCAGTTTCCACCGAACGGGAACGCGCCACCCAAGCAAAAGGCGAACCGGTTTATCGCGCTCTTTTTGAAAGAGTCTAG